The following proteins are co-located in the Candidatus Binataceae bacterium genome:
- a CDS encoding SDR family oxidoreductase, producing MPTALITGASSGLGEQFAYALARQKHDLVLVARRADRLEMVSARSKELGAGRVEIMAMDLGQRATPQTICDRLKRDQIEIHYLVNNAGFGTAGRFSQLALARELEQIDLNITALVSLTHLLLPAMIERHSGTIINVASTAAFQSVPYMTTYAATKAFVLSFTEGLAGELAGSGIRVMALCPGPVRTEFQAVAQNERAVLPSFVWVPAEKVVADGIAAAASGRMTYIAGALNFFTVQSTRFVPRAMINFIARRVYKPVE from the coding sequence ATGCCGACGGCGCTAATCACCGGAGCTTCCAGCGGATTGGGCGAGCAGTTCGCCTATGCCTTGGCGCGCCAGAAGCACGATCTGGTGCTGGTCGCGCGCCGCGCCGATCGGCTCGAGATGGTTTCTGCGCGCTCGAAGGAACTTGGCGCCGGTCGCGTCGAGATAATGGCGATGGACCTCGGGCAGCGCGCGACGCCTCAGACGATCTGCGATCGGCTCAAGCGGGACCAGATTGAGATTCATTATCTGGTCAACAACGCCGGCTTCGGCACCGCCGGACGTTTCAGCCAACTGGCGCTGGCGCGCGAACTCGAGCAGATCGATCTCAACATTACGGCGCTGGTCAGCCTCACACACCTGCTCCTGCCCGCGATGATCGAGCGTCACAGCGGCACCATCATCAATGTGGCTTCCACCGCGGCCTTTCAGTCCGTGCCCTACATGACGACGTATGCTGCGACCAAGGCCTTCGTTCTGAGCTTTACCGAGGGGCTCGCGGGCGAGCTCGCGGGCAGCGGGATCCGCGTGATGGCGCTCTGTCCGGGCCCGGTCAGGACCGAGTTTCAGGCGGTGGCGCAGAACGAACGGGCGGTGTTGCCGTCGTTCGTCTGGGTGCCGGCGGAGAAGGTGGTCGCCGACGGGATCGCGGCCGCCGCCAGCGGCCGTATGACCTATATTGCGGGCGCGCTCAACTTCTTCACGGTGCAGTCGACACGATTTGTGCCGCGCGCGATGATTAATTTTATCGCGCGCCGGGTCTATAAGCCGGTCGAGTAG
- a CDS encoding acyl-CoA dehydrogenase family protein — protein sequence MIGFDLTDEQLELKTLARKFSAQEIIPRAREYDEKETFPRDICAKAFAAGLINFAVPKEFDGPGLGTLDGCLIGEELNYGCSGISNSIAANDLASLPLVIAGSETQQRKYLGMLTAQLSFSAFALTEPGAGSDVAGLSTTYRREGDEFVLNGAKHFISNGSMADWIVTFATSDKRLKHRGISCFVFPSNMSGITRTRMHGKLGQRAADTGEIVYDELRIPLDALVGAEGEGFKYAMGTFDRSRPGIAAIAIGVSQRALDESLKYARERKAFGQPIANFQAIQFMLADMAVNVEAMRLLTYKAAWMIDRAETPNAISSYAKLFSADACMKITTDAVQIFGGYGYMKEYPVEKLMRDAKLLQIYEGTSQIQHVVIARDLLK from the coding sequence ATGATCGGATTCGATCTCACCGACGAGCAGCTTGAACTCAAGACGCTGGCGCGGAAGTTCAGCGCGCAGGAGATAATTCCGCGGGCGCGCGAGTATGACGAAAAGGAGACCTTCCCGCGCGACATCTGCGCGAAGGCGTTCGCCGCCGGGCTGATCAATTTCGCCGTGCCGAAGGAATTCGACGGTCCCGGCCTCGGGACGCTCGACGGCTGCCTGATCGGTGAGGAGCTGAACTACGGCTGCTCCGGGATTTCCAACTCGATTGCCGCCAACGATCTCGCATCGCTGCCCTTAGTGATCGCGGGCAGTGAAACGCAGCAACGCAAATACCTCGGGATGCTCACCGCGCAACTGAGCTTCAGCGCCTTCGCCCTGACCGAGCCGGGCGCGGGTTCGGACGTGGCCGGACTCAGCACCACCTATCGGCGCGAGGGCGATGAGTTCGTCCTCAACGGCGCCAAGCATTTCATCTCGAATGGCTCGATGGCAGATTGGATCGTGACCTTCGCCACTTCTGACAAGCGGCTCAAACATCGCGGGATTTCGTGCTTCGTCTTTCCCTCGAATATGTCCGGAATAACGCGCACGCGGATGCATGGGAAGCTCGGACAGCGCGCTGCCGATACCGGGGAGATCGTATATGACGAGCTGCGGATTCCGCTCGACGCTCTGGTCGGCGCCGAAGGCGAGGGCTTCAAGTATGCGATGGGCACCTTTGATCGCAGCCGCCCGGGCATCGCGGCGATCGCGATCGGAGTCTCGCAGCGGGCGCTCGACGAGTCACTCAAGTACGCGCGCGAGCGTAAGGCCTTCGGCCAGCCGATCGCGAACTTTCAGGCGATTCAGTTCATGCTCGCCGACATGGCGGTCAACGTCGAGGCGATGCGCCTGCTGACCTACAAAGCCGCCTGGATGATCGATCGCGCCGAGACCCCGAACGCGATTTCGAGCTATGCCAAACTTTTCAGCGCCGACGCTTGCATGAAGATCACGACGGACGCCGTACAGATCTTCGGCGGCTACGGTTATATGAAAGAGTATCCGGTCGAAAAGCTGATGCGCGACGCGAAGCTGCTGCAGATCTACGAGGGGACTTCGCAGATTCAGCACGTCGTGATAGCGCGCGATCTGCTTAAGTAA
- a CDS encoding putative quinol monooxygenase yields the protein MSVSLIAKIKAKPGSEGQLEEAFKDMIKQVRAAEPGCEAYVLHKSAKDPTQFIWFEKYADQAAFENHRKTDHMKAMGGRIKDLLAGAPELEMMTELDRK from the coding sequence ATGTCAGTAAGTTTAATCGCGAAGATCAAAGCCAAGCCCGGTAGCGAGGGTCAACTCGAAGAAGCCTTCAAAGACATGATCAAGCAGGTGCGCGCAGCCGAGCCCGGATGCGAAGCCTACGTCTTGCACAAGTCCGCCAAAGATCCCACGCAGTTCATCTGGTTCGAGAAGTATGCGGATCAAGCCGCCTTCGAGAACCATCGAAAGACAGACCATATGAAGGCGATGGGCGGGCGGATCAAGGATCTGCTGGCCGGCGCGCCGGAACTCGAGATGA
- a CDS encoding cytochrome P450 has protein sequence MAHETLSEIAQPPAKPHLGNLLDIDREGPVQGFARLPQKYGPIYQLVLRGLRLIVVSGHQLVAKLCDEKRFDKSVAGAPVAKHDVREANGYC, from the coding sequence ATGGCGCATGAGACTTTGAGCGAGATTGCGCAGCCGCCTGCCAAACCACACCTCGGCAACCTGCTCGACATCGATCGCGAAGGACCGGTGCAGGGTTTCGCGAGGTTGCCGCAGAAGTACGGGCCGATCTACCAGCTCGTCCTGCGCGGCTTGCGCTTGATCGTGGTTTCCGGCCATCAGTTGGTCGCCAAGCTCTGCGATGAGAAGCGCTTCGACAAATCCGTCGCCGGCGCGCCGGTCGCCAAACACGATGTGCGTGAAGCCAACGGCTACTGCTGA
- a CDS encoding UDP-glucuronic acid decarboxylase family protein, which translates to MRTLVTGGAGFLGSHLCERLLRDGHEVICLDNFYSGKRANIAQLSANPRFELIRHDIVEPILLEVDRVFHLACPASPVHYQYNPVKTIKTSVMGTINMLGLAKRVKARILLTSTSEVYGDPEQHPQTESYWGHVNPIGIRSCYDEGKRVAECLMMDYHRQNHVDIRIVRIFNTYGPRMAISDGRVVSNFCVAALKGEEIPIYGDGLQTRSFAYVDDTIDGLVRMMEARDFIGPVNIGNPDEFTIRELASLTLELSHSASRLAFHPAPPDDPVRRRPDISLARERLGWEPKTALRQGLATTIEHFRHELGLAGG; encoded by the coding sequence GTGCGAACACTGGTGACCGGTGGCGCCGGGTTTCTCGGCTCCCATCTTTGCGAGCGTCTGTTGCGCGACGGGCACGAGGTGATCTGCCTCGACAATTTCTATAGCGGCAAGCGCGCCAATATCGCGCAGTTGTCGGCCAACCCGCGTTTCGAGCTGATTCGTCACGATATCGTCGAACCGATTCTGCTCGAAGTGGACCGCGTCTTTCACCTAGCCTGCCCGGCCTCGCCGGTGCATTACCAGTACAATCCGGTGAAGACGATTAAGACCAGCGTGATGGGTACGATCAACATGCTGGGGCTGGCCAAGCGGGTTAAGGCGCGCATCCTGTTGACCTCGACCAGCGAGGTTTACGGCGACCCGGAGCAGCATCCGCAAACCGAAAGTTACTGGGGCCACGTCAACCCGATCGGGATTCGCTCCTGTTACGACGAGGGCAAACGCGTCGCCGAATGCCTGATGATGGACTACCATCGCCAGAATCACGTCGATATCCGCATCGTGCGGATCTTCAACACCTACGGCCCGCGGATGGCGATCAGCGACGGCCGCGTGGTCTCGAACTTTTGCGTCGCCGCGCTCAAGGGCGAGGAGATTCCAATCTACGGCGACGGCCTCCAGACGCGCTCGTTCGCCTACGTTGACGACACGATTGACGGGCTCGTGCGCATGATGGAGGCGCGCGACTTTATCGGCCCGGTTAATATCGGCAACCCGGATGAATTCACGATTCGTGAACTCGCGTCGCTGACGCTGGAGCTCTCACATAGCGCCTCGCGGCTGGCGTTTCATCCCGCGCCGCCCGACGATCCAGTGCGTCGTCGGCCGGACATCAGCCTGGCCCGCGAGCGGCTCGGATGGGAGCCGAAAACCGCGTTGCGCCAGGGCCTCGCCACGACGATCGAGCATTTTCGCCATGAGCTTGGCCTCGCGGGTGGGTAG